A genomic segment from Neobacillus sp. YX16 encodes:
- a CDS encoding MFS transporter has product MARINYWNPEDEKFWKAEGKKHAQRNLWISVPSLMLAFIVWQIWSVVAIRLNDIGFNFTDEQLFTLAAIPGLVGATLRFVYTFAVGSIGGKNWTVISTAVLAIPAIGIGFAVQNPDTPFSIMLLLAALCGLGGGNFSSSSANISFFFPKKEKGTALGINGGLGNMGVSVVQFVTPLIVTTGAFAFAGKGQVLANGQQLWLQNAAFIWVIPIVIMTLLAYFKMDNVPGAKQSVADQFVIVKRKHTWIMTVLYIATFGSFIGYSAAFPLLLKSQFPEYISLAFLGALVAAAARPVGGWMADKFGGARVTAYVFVVMTIGALGVIYFLNLNQFAGFLGSFLVLFLASGIGSGSTFQMIPTIFIPKEAAPVIGFSAAFAAYGSFLIPKLFGWSVDTTGSYVTAFYFFIGFYVIAFALNFLYYQRKTIEVKQMVKQAG; this is encoded by the coding sequence ATGGCACGAATTAATTATTGGAATCCTGAAGATGAAAAGTTTTGGAAAGCAGAAGGAAAAAAACACGCACAACGAAATCTATGGATTTCTGTTCCTTCTTTAATGCTTGCGTTTATTGTTTGGCAGATTTGGTCTGTGGTGGCAATAAGACTAAATGATATTGGCTTCAATTTTACAGACGAACAATTATTCACATTAGCAGCGATCCCAGGTCTTGTTGGAGCAACTCTTCGATTTGTTTATACTTTTGCAGTCGGTTCTATTGGTGGGAAAAACTGGACTGTCATTTCAACAGCCGTCTTAGCCATTCCCGCTATTGGGATTGGATTCGCGGTACAAAATCCTGACACTCCATTTTCAATTATGTTATTGTTAGCAGCGCTTTGTGGTCTTGGTGGAGGTAACTTCTCTTCCTCTTCAGCCAATATTAGCTTTTTCTTCCCGAAAAAAGAAAAAGGTACAGCCTTAGGTATTAACGGCGGTTTAGGAAACATGGGTGTTTCAGTTGTACAATTTGTTACACCATTAATCGTTACAACTGGTGCTTTTGCATTTGCAGGTAAAGGTCAAGTATTAGCAAATGGTCAACAATTATGGTTACAAAATGCAGCATTCATTTGGGTAATTCCGATTGTGATTATGACATTACTTGCCTACTTTAAAATGGATAACGTTCCAGGTGCGAAACAATCAGTTGCAGATCAATTTGTTATTGTAAAACGTAAGCACACTTGGATTATGACAGTACTTTATATCGCAACATTTGGTTCTTTTATTGGCTATTCAGCAGCATTCCCGCTTCTATTAAAATCACAGTTCCCTGAATATATCTCACTTGCCTTCCTTGGTGCGTTAGTTGCAGCTGCTGCAAGACCTGTTGGCGGCTGGATGGCTGATAAATTCGGTGGAGCTAGAGTAACGGCTTATGTATTTGTGGTTATGACTATTGGTGCATTAGGAGTTATTTACTTCTTAAATCTTAATCAGTTTGCTGGTTTCTTAGGTTCATTCCTTGTTTTATTCCTTGCTTCTGGGATTGGTTCTGGATCAACGTTCCAAATGATTCCAACCATTTTCATTCCAAAAGAGGCTGCACCAGTAATAGGGTTTTCAGCAGCATTTGCAGCCTACGGTTCCTTCCTCATTCCTAAGCTTTTTGGATGGTCCGTTGATACAACAGGTTCATACGTAACAGCATTCTATTTCTTCATTGGCTTTTACGTCATTGCTTTTGCATTGAACTTTTTATACTATCAAAGAAAAACAATTGAAGTTAAACAAATGGTTAAGCAAGCTGGGTAA
- the fdhF gene encoding formate dehydrogenase subunit alpha, with protein MFELGGENVGEANLVKTICGYCGTGCGLVLEVKDNRIMKIRGDKDAPVNKGQTCVKGAFAYEYVHSNNRLINPLIRKAGQLVETTWDEAYQYIADKLSSIRDTWGPNSISMFACARTTNESNYVTQKFMRTVIGSNNIDGCNRTUHAPSVAGLATVFGSGSPTNTLEDFDRAEVLLLMGSNTTEAHPIIANRIKKAIKNGLKVIVIDPRKIDMVKFAHRHLQIKVGTDIALINAFLRVIIKENLYNEEFIQQFTIDFESLKKHVEMYTPEYASSITGLNAEDIVTTAREYASSSGSMIAYTLGITEHHCGVNNVFDIANLALLTGNIGKEGTGIMPLRGQNNVQGAGDMGCLPNQLAGSMSLVNAEYRARYEKEWNVTLNPHVGDTQTRTFDRLENGELKALYIIGENPLLADVHMNHTKKLMEKLDLLIVQDIFLTESAKMADVVLPACSWGEVDGTYTNTDRRVQRVRKAVDPGKNVKEDWVILCELSTIMGYPMNYSSSEEIWNEVRKLAWEMYGGISYERLEKEYSIHYPCPTEDHPGTLIMHERFHNQGSVVKKSPFVPVDFTEPLELPDDEYPFTLTTGRRYESYNTHSQTRYYAPGVKVKQTEETVDIHPDDALALGIIDGEVVQVRSRRGELTVKAKITEMVVPGLVFMSFHWSETPTNVLTLNEYDPISGTAEYKACAVAISRI; from the coding sequence ATGTTTGAATTGGGAGGGGAAAATGTGGGGGAAGCAAATTTAGTGAAAACGATTTGCGGTTATTGCGGCACAGGCTGCGGTTTAGTGTTAGAAGTCAAAGATAATCGAATAATGAAAATACGCGGTGATAAAGATGCACCGGTTAATAAAGGTCAAACCTGTGTGAAAGGCGCCTTTGCTTATGAATACGTTCATTCGAACAATAGATTAATCAATCCACTTATTCGGAAAGCTGGGCAATTAGTAGAAACAACATGGGATGAGGCATACCAATATATTGCAGATAAATTATCCTCGATTAGAGATACTTGGGGACCTAATTCAATCTCGATGTTTGCTTGTGCTAGAACAACCAATGAATCCAATTATGTTACACAAAAGTTTATGAGGACAGTGATTGGCAGTAATAATATAGATGGATGTAACCGCACCTGACACGCACCAAGTGTTGCCGGTCTGGCAACTGTTTTTGGAAGCGGTTCCCCAACGAATACATTAGAGGATTTTGACAGAGCAGAAGTATTGCTGCTTATGGGATCAAATACCACAGAAGCACATCCGATTATAGCAAACCGAATAAAGAAAGCTATTAAAAATGGACTTAAAGTAATCGTCATCGATCCAAGAAAGATTGACATGGTTAAATTTGCTCATCGTCATTTGCAAATCAAGGTCGGCACAGATATTGCACTAATTAATGCCTTCCTTCGAGTAATTATAAAGGAAAATCTATACAATGAAGAGTTCATTCAGCAATTTACAATTGATTTCGAATCTTTAAAAAAGCATGTTGAGATGTACACACCTGAATATGCTTCTTCCATTACTGGCTTAAATGCAGAGGATATTGTTACGACAGCCAGGGAATATGCTAGTTCAAGTGGTTCAATGATTGCTTATACACTTGGAATCACAGAACACCATTGTGGTGTTAATAATGTCTTTGATATAGCAAATCTTGCTTTATTGACTGGTAATATCGGTAAAGAGGGAACAGGCATTATGCCATTACGCGGGCAAAACAACGTTCAAGGTGCAGGGGATATGGGGTGCCTGCCAAACCAACTAGCAGGATCAATGAGTTTAGTCAATGCTGAATACCGAGCACGTTATGAAAAAGAATGGAATGTTACGCTAAATCCTCATGTTGGTGACACTCAAACAAGAACCTTTGACCGACTCGAAAATGGTGAGTTAAAGGCACTTTACATTATTGGAGAGAATCCATTGCTCGCTGATGTTCATATGAACCATACAAAAAAGCTAATGGAAAAGCTAGATTTGTTAATTGTGCAGGATATATTCCTAACAGAAAGTGCAAAAATGGCAGATGTGGTCCTTCCGGCTTGTTCATGGGGGGAGGTTGACGGAACCTATACCAATACAGACCGAAGAGTTCAAAGAGTTCGCAAAGCTGTAGATCCTGGGAAAAATGTTAAAGAAGATTGGGTTATATTGTGTGAGCTTTCAACGATAATGGGCTATCCAATGAACTATTCAAGCAGTGAAGAAATCTGGAATGAAGTTAGAAAACTCGCTTGGGAGATGTATGGTGGTATTTCTTACGAAAGACTAGAAAAAGAATATAGCATCCATTATCCATGCCCAACTGAAGATCATCCTGGCACATTGATCATGCATGAGAGATTTCACAATCAGGGTTCTGTTGTGAAAAAATCACCATTTGTACCAGTAGATTTCACAGAACCATTGGAACTCCCAGATGACGAGTATCCTTTCACCTTAACTACAGGCAGACGTTATGAATCGTATAACACACATTCGCAAACACGTTACTATGCACCAGGCGTTAAGGTAAAGCAAACGGAAGAAACGGTGGATATTCATCCAGATGATGCTCTTGCCTTAGGGATTATCGATGGTGAAGTGGTTCAAGTTCGTTCCCGAAGAGGCGAGTTAACGGTTAAAGCCAAAATTACAGAAATGGTTGTCCCTGGACTTGTGTTCATGAGCTTCCATTGGAGTGAAACACCAACAAATGTCTTAACATTAAACGAATATGACCCGATATCAGGTACTGCAGAATACAAAGCATGTGCAGTAGCCATTTCGCGGATATAA